In the Nocardioides panaciterrulae genome, ACCGGGTCGGCTGGCCGATCCTCGCGTGGCTGGTCGTCGGCGTGACAGCAGCAACCCCCACCGACCACGGACACCACCCCCGGCGCTAAGGAGAGGGGCACACCCGCGCCCTTCTCCTTAGCGCGCGGGGGGTGGTGTCCCCCGGGCGCTACTTGGGGGGCATCCGGATGCCGCCGTCGACGCGGACGGTCTCGCCGTTCATGTAGGGGTTGCGCAGGCACTCCAGCACCATCGAGGCGAGCTCCTCGGGCTGCCCGAGCCGCTTGGGGAACAGCACGCTCTCGCCGAGCTTGGCCTTGAACGCCTCGGCGTCGCCGCCGAAGTCGTAGATCGGGGTGTCGATCAGCCCGGGCGCGACGGTGTTGAGCCGGATCGCGGCGGCGGACAGGTCGCGGGCCACCGGCAGGGTGAGGCCGACCAGGCCGCCCTTGGAGGCGGAGTACGCCGCCTGCCCGATCTGGCCGTCGAACGCCGCGACGCTGGCGATGTTGACGATCGCGCCACGCTCGCCGCTCTCGGTGGGCTCGAGCCGGCTCATCTCGGTGGCCGCGACGCGGATCGCGTCGAAGCTGCCGACCAGGTTGATCGCGATCACCTTGCGGAACGCGTCGAGGTCGTGCGCGGAGTCGACCTCGCCGTCCCGGCCGATGGTGCGCTGGGCCCAGCCGATGCCGGCCGAGTTCACCAGGACCCGCAGCGGGCCGAGCTCGCTCGCCCGGCGTACCGCCGCCTTGATCTGCTCGGTGTCGGTCACGTCGACGCTGACGAAGACGCCGCCGATCTCCTTGGCCAGCGCCTCGCCCTTGTCGGCCTGCAGGTCGGCCACGACCACCGTCGCGCCGGCCGCGGCGAGCTGGCGGGCGACGGCCGCGCCGATGCCCGACGCCGCCCCGGTCACGATCGCTGATGCTCCGTTGAAGTCCATGGGGCCGCAGCATAGGGAACGGGTTGGGGGCCCCGGCACGACAGGTCAGAGCGCGGTGGTCCCGGCGGCCACCACCACGGCCGGGCCGGTGAGCAGCACCCGGTCCTCCGGGGTCCAGGTGACCGTGAGCGTGCCGCCGGGCACGTCCACCCGGTAGGCCAGCTCCGAGCGCGGCGCCGCGCCCTCGTCGACCGCTCGGTCGGCCAGCGCGGTCGCGACCATCACCGCGCCGGCGCCGGTGCCGCACGAGCGGGTCTCCCCCGACCCGCGCTCGTGCACCCGCATCGCGACGTGCCGCTCGGCGCGGCGGACGACGAACTCGACGTTGACGCCGTGCGGGTAAGTCTCCGTGTCGTACGTCGGCTCCTCGAGCAGCCGGCCGGCGTCCTCGAGCGCGTCGACGAACGCCACCGCGTGCGGGTTGCCCATGTCGACGTGCCGGGCCGGCCAGCTGTGCAGCCCGACGCCGACCACGGTCTGGCCGAGCACCTTCGGGGCGCCCAGGTCGGTGGTCACCAGGTCGCCGGCGACCGTCAGCACCTTCACGCCCGCGCGGGTCGCGACCGGGATCGGGGCGTCCCCGTCGACGAGGCCCGCGTCCACGAGGTGGCGGGCGAAGACCCGGCTGCCGTTGCCGCACATCTCGGCCGGCGACCCGTCGGCGTTGCGGTAGTCCATGAACCACTCGGCGTCCTGGCCGTGGATCAGCGCCGCGTCGGGCCCGTCGTACGACGCGGTCCGGATGATCCGCAGCACCCCGTCGCCGCCGAGGCCGGCGCGGCGGTCGCACAGCGCCCGTACCCGGGCGGCGTCGAGCGGCCCGTGCACCGA is a window encoding:
- a CDS encoding SDR family NAD(P)-dependent oxidoreductase, translating into MDFNGASAIVTGAASGIGAAVARQLAAAGATVVVADLQADKGEALAKEIGGVFVSVDVTDTEQIKAAVRRASELGPLRVLVNSAGIGWAQRTIGRDGEVDSAHDLDAFRKVIAINLVGSFDAIRVAATEMSRLEPTESGERGAIVNIASVAAFDGQIGQAAYSASKGGLVGLTLPVARDLSAAAIRLNTVAPGLIDTPIYDFGGDAEAFKAKLGESVLFPKRLGQPEELASMVLECLRNPYMNGETVRVDGGIRMPPK
- the dapF gene encoding diaminopimelate epimerase, which encodes MTALATGSLPEATAGYPFLKGHGTENDFVLLPDPDGSVHGPLDAARVRALCDRRAGLGGDGVLRIIRTASYDGPDAALIHGQDAEWFMDYRNADGSPAEMCGNGSRVFARHLVDAGLVDGDAPIPVATRAGVKVLTVAGDLVTTDLGAPKVLGQTVVGVGLHSWPARHVDMGNPHAVAFVDALEDAGRLLEEPTYDTETYPHGVNVEFVVRRAERHVAMRVHERGSGETRSCGTGAGAVMVATALADRAVDEGAAPRSELAYRVDVPGGTLTVTWTPEDRVLLTGPAVVVAAGTTAL